A portion of the Geoalkalibacter ferrihydriticus DSM 17813 genome contains these proteins:
- the yedF gene encoding sulfurtransferase-like selenium metabolism protein YedF → MQTLDCREQKCPHPVIETRKLILASRGEPLEVLVGDETARENVTRMAQSQGYQVSGNPIEGGFALHLSRGEKATPTLPQQAPAGQTLVYISAETMGAGSDELGRVLLKNFFFTLAELETPPSSIFFVNAGVKLVCSDSEVRETLEKLACAGTDIAACGLCLEYFHIKDQIAVGRVTNMLDIVTSLSEAGRVIRP, encoded by the coding sequence ATGCAAACCCTTGACTGCCGCGAACAAAAGTGCCCCCACCCCGTCATTGAAACCCGCAAGTTGATCCTGGCAAGCCGCGGCGAACCTTTGGAAGTTCTGGTGGGGGATGAAACCGCGCGTGAAAACGTCACCCGCATGGCTCAGAGTCAGGGTTACCAAGTCAGCGGTAACCCGATCGAGGGGGGGTTCGCCTTGCATCTCAGTCGCGGCGAAAAAGCAACCCCAACCCTGCCCCAGCAAGCTCCTGCGGGCCAGACGCTGGTCTACATCAGCGCCGAAACCATGGGCGCGGGCAGCGATGAACTGGGCCGCGTGTTGCTAAAGAATTTTTTCTTCACCCTGGCTGAGTTGGAAACCCCGCCGAGCAGCATCTTCTTCGTCAACGCCGGCGTCAAGCTGGTCTGTAGCGACTCCGAGGTGCGCGAGACGCTGGAAAAACTCGCTTGCGCCGGCACCGACATTGCCGCCTGCGGGCTGTGCCTGGAATATTTCCACATAAAGGATCAGATCGCGGTGGGCCGAGTCACCAACATGCTCGACATCGTCACGTCCCTGAGCGAAGCGGGCCGCGTTATACGCCCCTGA